The genomic window AAAGTCACTTCAGGGATTTCAAATAAGTTAATTAGCAGTCGTCGCAGTGTGTCGTGTGTCGGCGTTACTATGGGCCCGTGCCAAGGCATCCAGGCCTGAGTTCGGCCGACTTATTGAAATCCGGGCCACGACACGCATAAGTCGCCGCGCCTGCccttgccaaaaaaaaaaaccctgggCCTCACCGGTAGGTCAGCAGCAACAATATGTGGCAGCCTCTCTCATTCCTATCGAGCGTATACCGCCTTGAGGCACTCGACACTCGCCTCGTCACTTCGAGGTCGCTGCCGTACAGGCCGGTAGCACCCGGCGATGAAGCAATCGCCCATAAGAAGCAATCGCAGCCCCAGTCCAGCGTGGAGGGCCGCGCCCAGCCCGCGAAATGGAAGTCTCCCGAGTTTATACTCTACTATGTCTTCCTCGCAGTGGTAATTCCGTACATGTTTTGGATCGCATATGATGTTTCCAGACGTGAGTTATACATTGATTTTCTTTGTGCAACTTGCTGTAACCATTTATAATTTCCGTCAAAGAAGCCAGCTAACAGCTGACCTCCACAGCATCGGACCCTCGATATCCCAAATATGAACATCTGCTTGCTCCCGGCTGGATTCCGGGCCGCATGGTCGTGAGTACTCCCAATTCTACCGCCAAGGCAAAAAGCTAGGTAGCTATGTTCATTGCGCCAACTCACGCGCAACGTTCTTCGTCAGGATGCCTCGGACCCGCAATACCATACCTTCCGTAGTAACCTTCCTTATATGGGCGCCCTCCTGATTGTCCATCCTCTCCTCCGCCGCTTATACAatatactccgccccgtgtCCGTGGACACTCCATCGCCCGCCGACCGAGCCGAAGCCCGCCTCCAGCAGCGAGTATCCTTTGATGCCATCTTTGCGCCGATCCTGCTCGTGGCCCTCCATGGCTTCTCCGCCTTCAAGGTCCTCCTGATCCTCTATGTCAACTACACTTTGGCGACGACGCTTCCCAAGCAGCACATCCCGACCGCGACATGGATCTTTAACGTTGGCATATTGTTTGCCAATGAATTATGCAGCGGGTATAGGTTCAAGGATATTGCAACTTTTCTGGGGAGCACCGATGGGCTGCTTCACAGCACCGGGGAGTGGATGGATAGCTGGGGAGGGATTTTGTCTCGCTGGGAGATCCTTTTCAACATCACTGTGCTCCGGCTCGTCAGCTTCAACCTCGACTACTACTGGAGTCTCGACAGGCGAAGCATGAGTCCGATAGAGGTGCGAACCGACCAAATCCCTTCCGTAACATCACCCCTTTGAGTTGCTACCAACTCTGCTAGCTTGTAGCTAACAAAGAGAAGGAGAGAGCTGACAAACAAAGGAAGAGACAAGAGGATCCTGCCAACCTCTCGGAGCGGGAGCGCGTCTCAACCCCTGCTAAGCCACGGGACTACTCTTTCCGCAACTACCTTGCCTATGCCATATATGCCCCCCTCTATCTTGCTGGTCCTATTCTGACCTTCAATGACTACATCGCCCAGCAGCGCCACCAGGTAAGCGGCATCGAGACGCCGCGCACGGTCAGGTACGCGCTCCGGTTCGTCCTCGCGCTGCTGGCCATGGAGGTGGTGCTGCACTTTGACTACGTTGGGGCCATCAGCCAGGCGCAGCCCGTGTGGGGCAGCTACACGGCGGCCCAGCTGTCGCTGCTGTCATACTTTAACCTGCACCTCATCTGGATGAAGCTGATGCTCGCGTGGCGGCTGTTCCGCCTCTGGGCCCTCCTCGACGGCGTGGACCCGCCCGAGAACATCATCCGCTGTGTCAGCAACAACTACAGCACCCTGTCCTTCTGGCGCGCCTGGCACCGCTCCTACAATCGCTGGCTGATCCGCTACATGTACGTGCCGCTGGGCGGCGCCGATTTCCGCTCCCGCAAGGCCGCCACCAGGTCCATAGTCACCTACCTCGTCATCTTTACCTTTGTGGCCCTGTGGCACGACATACAGCTCCGCCTGCTCATCTGGGGCTGGCTGATCGTGCTCTTCTTCATCCCCGAGGTCGCAGCGGCATATTTCTTCCCTGCTCAGGCCTGGGCCGACCGCCCCACCGCATACAGGATGATGTGCGCAGCTGGCGCTGTCGTCAACGTGCTGATGATGATGTCGGCGAACCTGGTCGGGTTCGCGGTCGGCCTAGATGGGCTGGAGAGCATTCTCAAGGGAATCTTTCACGACTTTTCCGGTATGTTGTTGAcacctctttttttggtttattGTTTCAGATAAGGAAACAAAACAGGAgtaattttttttgggggggttgCTCTTTGCTAACATGAACGTTTAATCTTGACAGGCCTAATGTTCCTTGGGATGGCATGTTTGACACTATTTGTGGGCATTCAGATCATGTTTGAAGTACGAGAGTCAGAGATGCGAAAAGGCATACGACTCAAGTGCTAGGCCTAGTCTAATTATATATAAACATAACTGTGTGGCCACCTGTGTTTTGCATGATTGATCTTCGCACTGTCGTATCACTTGTGCATGCTTACGTGAGGATCTAGTAGATCAGCCCAAAGCACGGTCCGAACCATTTTGAATGTGTTCAGATGACACATTGCACCTCAACGTCATGAGTTCAGGGAATAGTTTCTAAAGTCAAGTTTATGATGAAATGTAAGAAGGGTATCTTCGTGAGCACGATTGTGTCTATATCGGAAAACGCATCCAAAATGATGAAACATGGTTAGGATATAGTAAATGATACAATGTAGATGCGTCTATAGATATGAAAAAAAACGCCTTGCCAAGCTGTGTCTACCTATCGTACTTTCCATGTTGAGCCGTCTCGGGGTCGCTTATCGTGCTGCTAGCCGGGCGGTCTCTTGACGAAAGCTTGCCACGCATGCCGAGCTTGCGCTCCGTCACCCATTTCCTCAACCAGATGAGACCCAGGACCAGCAAAAAGATGACGATGCAGCCGACCGCGATGCCGCAGATATAGGCGGCGAGCTTGCCAGCACCTCCGGCGGGGTCGAGGAAGGGGTAGACGTAGAAGCCCTTGGTGGCGTGGGTCACGTAGGCGAGGGCGAGGTAGAGGCagaggatgatgatgagCCAGAAGAGGTGTATCCAGGGCGGCAGGTCGGTGCGCGCGACGAGGATCTCGAACAGGGCAAAGCCAGAGTTCATGGCGTGACGACTGACGTTGCTCCAGGCGGAAAAGGTCGTGTTGAACCAGGGGCCGACGTACAGGACGCCCCAGTAGACGATCGTGACTATGAAGGGGTAGACGGAGACGGTGGTGTAGTAGAGCGAGTGCAGGGCCTGGAGCGAGCGCGGGAACCGGGCAAGCAGAGGACGGCCAGTCGCGGCGTAAGTGGCCGTGTGCACGGCCGAGACCAGCAGGTAGAACGCGATGCCCCAGTAGGTGAGCACGGTGAAGTACGAGAACTCGGCCGTCGCATCGGCAGACTGGCCGAGGGCGACCTGGGTGCCGATCGAGACAAACTGGGTCGTTAGCGCATAGAGGCCCTGTTTGTTTAATGACGGGGTTTTGTTAGTGCCACaatttctcttttgttttgtcaaGTTGAACGAGATTGAGCCCGGTCCATCAATCATTTTGCCCATTGCGTCATTCATCGAACCATTGTCATCTTCGTCGGGAAGGAGAGAAAAGGGGAAGCATACAAATAGCAGCCGACATGCGAACAGAACCCAGGGTGGGAGAAACCACGAAGTGACGAAGCGGTTTGAAGAGTCGAATTCATCGTGCCCAAAGGCGAAAGGGTTCCCCATCTTGATCAATGTCGCCTTTGGTCCCTTCTGTAGAGGATTGGGTTTTGTTTATTCGGGGTTGCGTTAACGATTGGGTGTGACAAAGGGTGTAGAAGCGCGCGGGAGCAGCGGCAAGGGGCGGCGATCGGTTTTTGATATGGAGTTTGCCTATGGAGCAACCCTTTCCAGCCTGGGTAAGGGGGTATTTGGGTAGTCTCAGCTCGGCCTAACTCCCAAAGTCGATGAAGGGCTGGGCAGTGCAAAACACCAAGGACCACAGGTCCGGGCTGGGCGACAGCCGAGCCACCCAATTGCATTTATTTATTCGGTAGTCAGGGCGGAAAGGAACCACTTAGGGCTGGTCGCCCTGCGCTCGGAAACGTCCGTTTTTTCATGCGTCGCTCGCGATCGAAGCGAGGTTTTGCATCTGTCAAAAATCCCATCAAATTGAATACGTAAAGATTTGAACCTTGCAATTTCTACAGAGACTGGGGAAGTCCTTGACCAAAGCTGTGTTGGCATAGAGGCGGCCCCCCTGGACTGAATCGTGAATTCCCTAGTTGGTAAGGTGTTCCCACCCGCAAATAAGCACCCCTTTTTAAGCAACGGCAAGTGGGAAGGATCCGCTAATACTTGACGATGGTACCATTAAAATGGATAACTTGCTCGCTTCGGGCGCGTCATCCTTTTATAGCATGTGGTAGCGGACAAGGAGCTTGGGATGTACCCGTATAACCGGTTGTATGCCGACTAAAGTACCTAAGCAGTAgggcacctacctaccttacctacctaccttacctccTTCGTAGTAATACCTAATTACTGCATACAACGTTTATTACTGTACTGGTTCCCAGTGACAGCAGCTGGCGTCCGTGACATGTGGTCATTAATAGCCCAAGCCCTGGCAGCCCTTCTTGGCTCTGGGCTATCCAGGAGTGATTTTCCCGATTACATGTGACAGGAAATTATACCATCAGCCGCACTTGGTAATTGTCGGAATTCGGTAAAGGGGAGCAGACATACCATGAGTGTGCGCAAAGCGATAACGTTGTACGCGTATGTCTGGTCTGCTATTTTGTTTTCAACAGCCTCAATTTAATCATTTATATTACCTTAcaaactttttttgtttgtcacGATCGGGGAAACCGAGCTTGTCGACTCATTTCTTGGTGTTTCATTGTACAACAGAAACCGgagaaaagaagcaaaagagaaaagatcTGCAGGCCGGCGCGGCTCTTATAGTGATCGGGTGGGTTCAATCTGCACCAGAGCGCAGCCTGTGCGCGATGCGATCGTGGTTCACGGTGGGACAGTCCCGGAACATAACTGCAGTAATTAACCACGCGAAATCTGGTGTCCATCAAATTCAATCAATCAAAtcgtaggtaaggtatgcaAATCAGAATCCTGACGGCGGCAGGTTGGTATGGAAT from Pyricularia oryzae 70-15 chromosome 4, whole genome shotgun sequence includes these protein-coding regions:
- a CDS encoding glycerol uptake protein 1 yields the protein MWQPLSFLSSVYRLEALDTRLVTSRSLPYRPVAPGDEAIAHKKQSQPQSSVEGRAQPAKWKSPEFILYYVFLAVVIPYMFWIAYDVSRPSDPRYPKYEHLLAPGWIPGRMVDASDPQYHTFRSNLPYMGALLIVHPLLRRLYNILRPVSVDTPSPADRAEARLQQRVSFDAIFAPILLVALHGFSAFKVLLILYVNYTLATTLPKQHIPTATWIFNVGILFANELCSGYRFKDIATFLGSTDGLLHSTGEWMDSWGGILSRWEILFNITVLRLVSFNLDYYWSLDRRSMSPIEERADKQRKRQEDPANLSERERVSTPAKPRDYSFRNYLAYAIYAPLYLAGPILTFNDYIAQQRHQVSGIETPRTVRYALRFVLALLAMEVVLHFDYVGAISQAQPVWGSYTAAQLSLLSYFNLHLIWMKLMLAWRLFRLWALLDGVDPPENIIRCVSNNYSTLSFWRAWHRSYNRWLIRYMYVPLGGADFRSRKAATRSIVTYLVIFTFVALWHDIQLRLLIWGWLIVLFFIPEVAAAYFFPAQAWADRPTAYRMMCAAGAVVNVLMMMSANLVGFAVGLDGLESILKGIFHDFSGLMFLGMACLTLFVGIQIMFEVRESEMRKGIRLKC